The proteins below are encoded in one region of Limnochorda pilosa:
- a CDS encoding redox-sensing transcriptional repressor Rex — translation MRWNKISDAVVRRLPLYLRVLDEASRDGEKRLMSSQELGDRAGVSPALVRKDLAWFGEFGKQGVGYEVAYLRDELLRILNLDRVVDLGIIGMGALGHALARFNMDRYRRDPHFRLRVAALFDADPEKYGEQVGDLVIQPADQLEEVLERHGIRMAVVAVPAAAAQETVDRCVRAGVRAILNFAPVHVNVPEHVYLAHTDLSLELERLAYYLEG, via the coding sequence ACCTCAGGGTCTTGGACGAGGCGAGCCGGGACGGCGAGAAGCGGCTCATGTCCTCGCAGGAACTGGGCGACCGTGCCGGGGTGAGCCCGGCCCTGGTCCGGAAGGACCTGGCGTGGTTCGGCGAGTTCGGCAAGCAGGGCGTGGGCTACGAGGTCGCCTACCTGCGGGACGAGCTCCTGCGCATCCTGAACCTCGACCGGGTGGTGGATCTGGGCATCATCGGCATGGGGGCGTTGGGGCACGCACTCGCGCGGTTCAACATGGACCGCTACCGCCGCGATCCCCACTTCCGGCTGCGGGTGGCTGCGCTCTTCGACGCGGACCCCGAGAAGTACGGGGAGCAGGTGGGTGACCTGGTGATCCAGCCCGCGGACCAGCTGGAGGAAGTCCTGGAACGCCACGGCATCCGGATGGCCGTGGTGGCCGTGCCCGCTGCCGCCGCCCAGGAGACCGTGGACCGGTGCGTACGGGCGGGTGTACGGGCCATCCTGAACTTCGCGCCGGTCCACGTGAACGTGCCGGAGCACGTCTACCTCGCGCACACAGACCTGAGCCTGGAGTTGGAGCGTCTTGCCTACTACCTCGAAGGTTAG